Sequence from the Brachionichthys hirsutus isolate HB-005 unplaced genomic scaffold, CSIRO-AGI_Bhir_v1 contig_836, whole genome shotgun sequence genome:
TcgttgatgatgtggcccagatatttcgttctgctgcagacagacagcacttgccctgacagataaaattttgggaagtccaaacccttatcctctctggttctgcagaccatgacggcactcttcttggcattatactttacatcaaacctgataccatagccagtgcatatgtccaggagctgctggaagccagcactgctcggtgacaatatggccaggtcgtcagcatacatgaagtgattgatcaaggtgtcaccaagcacacatccagtgttacagctgttgagctgcacagagagatcatcacagggcaggatagaaggggctaagagtttcattggggtcatcaggtgggcacccttcattataggtgtttcactgaacaggcccacgacacctcaagagagttcagcagcaacacctggcgtcccgggtgtgcccccctctgccttacccccttctataccccctgatgttgtctctgtcattttggagcccagctgttgtctctcctcctgatccagagccactggcttgctcgttcagcagcattggacagggcTTTGAAGATAAAACTGATTCTAAATAGTTCACCCCCCTTTCCTGATTTTTAATGTTCTCGTGCGGTCTTAAAGGTATAGAAGGAGAAATTGTGAAATAAATCGAAATATTTCGAATGTTAATTATGTtgtctcatttattttcttacacTTATTTTATTGCTctattgtacatttattttagccCTCGTCGGTATCCGTACGCCTCGTCACTGCGGACAATTAGCTAACGCGTTTCAGCTGCCGCTCATCTTATTTATCTTAGAGCCGACGGCTAACGCCGGCTATAACACTGGGGTTATTTATTATAACACTGTTATAAGCAGCGCGTTTCTAACGTGGGATCTTTCATAAATGCTCTCTGCTGCTACAGACGTCAGCTTTAAGTTTGCTGACTTGTCATTCAGCCGATTGgttctcttcttcttcgtgtTTGTCGGTACGTCCGACTGTGTCTCTTCTTCTGCGCTTCCGGATCCTAACCTGCCAGTATCAGCATTGTTGCCCCCTAGCGGTTTCCGATAAATGGGTCAATCTTGACCCTCCATCCAGATTTCTTACATGCACcaacaaactttttttcttctgatgaTTTTCGTttgtttagcaggattacagagaaactgctggatggatattGATGGAAAAAAACCACCAAGCTGGGCCTTGGTCAAATTTAGACCCCATTACatttttgagagcgatctggatacctgtctggataaaaCAATCTGGaattttccatttacttattataatggaggctttttttttaatcttgcaaaatctgaattcaattcactcaccaaacatcccagtcataaatgggtccgatatgaaccatcatgaaacatgtcttctggttctgatccagaatgaggtcaggaacaaatattacattttaacactaaaacccatttatggattcaagaatcagttaaaaacacacatcaactctgattcactttgacttttcatggttggtgtataaagataccaagaacaatctagaaccttttggtgccgatccagatcaccatgtggacggtgtagatccagttaggaggggggctGTAGGGTACAGCccaggatctggatcatctGCATGTAGAACTTTAAGGGTCTCGTCCACATCGGTGGACACGGGAAGCAACGTTATGACAAAACACGACAAGGCTTGGAAAATGACAATCTAGAGAACACCAAAATATATGGGCCCAGGTAATATTCTGGATTGGGTAAAACATAATATTATCCAGGAGATTAAACAGACCCCGTTCTACACCTACAtgtgaaagaaaattaaaaataaagtttatAGATACGGCACGGAAACCAAACAAGTGTAAAGGAcattttttaatccagtttaTAAACATATTAGCAGCATAACCGGATGGTCTTGAGGTATTTCTAAATCCATACTCTGAATTTTATCCAGCCCTCCCGCTCCCAGGTCTCCCTCAGACATTCACCGactccacacacactcatcctggAGCATCCGCTCAACAGACGAAAGGCTGACACAcacctccccacacacacacgcacgcacacgcacacacgcacacgtcctGTGGTCCCAGTCCCGGATTGAGCGGAGCCGGCTCCCTCGTCGTGGCTTGTAAGGCAGGCACACTTAATGGTGCAGTTTTGGCTgtaggacaaaataaaatgtgttactTAGATTTGAACAAACGgttttccagccccccccccccccccttcagaacTAGAACTAAACCgtcagaaaaggagagagaaattCACGAACCCGGACGCGGTTCTGGAAAGTTCGTTCGAATCGGTGGGAAATTTAAATTCCTCAACATTCCCAAATTTACATTTCACAAGCCCTTTAAGTCGGGTTCGGAGGTGGTGGCATGGACCTTCTGAGATAGCAGAATTACTTTTATAGATCACGTTTCTTTTCGTCGTCAGAAGCGACACGATCGTCCGGATCAATGGAGACACTTCAGAGATCGTTACCGCCGGCTGATCACAGATCGATCACCTTTAACGATTCGGAGCAGGAACAGAACCGACGATGGAAACGGTTGATCCGAcacttgtcccccccccaaactcacCTTCTGTGCGCCCAGTTTCTTCTCCACGCCCCCGGCCAGCCCCCCGCCTTTACTCTCCTTCCAGGTGTAGAAGTTGGAGCGCGGTGaagaggcggaggcggagctggGGGGGGCCATGCGGTGCACCGAGGCTTTGGAGGAGGGCGGGTGATCCTCCAAGCCGAGCCCCTTCCGCTTCTTCGCCAGCCCCTGGTGCtcgaagccccgcccactgcccGAGTCGCCCATGCCGCCCCTGCTGTGGGAGTTGTTGGTGGCGGAGGGGGGGTCTGGGGGTGACGGATGGCCCAGCGGCGTGTGCGTTCGTTTGTAGGTCCAGACTGCTTTGGGGGCTGGTGAGCGGTACTCCGAGGGGGAGGGCTGGGGGCGGGGTTTGCCGCTGGGGGAAAGcgtgccgtttgtctgtccgtgtgGGAGAGGCGAGTAAATGGGGGCTCtcgatgaggaagaggaagaggacggtgGGCGGCCCCGGTCCTGGAGGGCGATGCAGTTCCTGTCGGGGCCTGAGTGCCCCCCTTCCTGGGGCGGGGCTTTGCGTTTGCGGAgggaagcggcggcggcggctgcccCTCCCCGCAGCTTTAGCATCTGCTTGCTGGGACGGCCCACAGGGTTCCTGGGCCCCCCGGAGGCCACCTGACACATGGCCACAGGCTCACCGGGGGACGCCAGATGACCGATGCCGCCGCCCCCCCCAGTGTTTTCTGATTGCACGGCTGCCGAGGGTCTTCCTGGTCCACGAATGGACGAGGTCGATGATGGCGTTTTGATATGACTTCCTGTGCGGATCTTAGAACGTATAGAAGACGCGGACGCGGAGGAAGGCGGCGAGGAAACGATGGTCTTGGctgcggggggtggggggtggacaTCTGGGACTTGAGGTATTTTCCTGCATCGAGAAGAAACACGGCAGAGATCAGGTCGGCGTCTGGATCCGACATTCGTTCAAGGTCAAACAGCCCACGGGACGCCTCAGAAAGGcggcgacgccccccccccccatcgggtCTGAAGGGTTCTTACTTCCAGAGGTGAGCGCTGACGTGCTGCTCCAGCATGCTGTTGAGGGCCGACCTCAGGTGGTGAAGCCGCCTGTCGAACGTGTAGATGCCGCGACCCAAAGCGCGGCCGCCAAACGAACACACCTGGACGAAGAAGACTCGTTAGCGCCATTAAGGTCAGCCGGCGCTCGCCGTTCACCGAAGCGCCGACTCACAGCCAGCGGTCTGGGATGCGCAGCAGAAGACGGGAAGTCGGCGGGATCGTCGGCTCCTTCGGCTTCGCTTTCGTCGCTGGAGAGTCGTCCGGAGACGAGAGGCGAAGGCGCTCGGTGGCGTCCGTCATCCGGCCGCTGCTCGTCCTCCTCCGGGACGCTCTCCGACGCGGCCGTAGAGCGACTGGAGGACAAAAGGAAACCCGTTTAAAACGTGTCCCGGACGCCGTCGCCGGCTGGGGTGAAGCTCGCTAACCTGAAAGCAGGGAGGCTGGCCAGAGGCCTCCTGCAGCGGGGGGCGCCGGCGTGCTCCCTGGGGGCCTCGGGGCTGGGGGAGGAGCCTCCCTCCAGAGATTGAGCCCCTTTCTCCCGAACCTTGGTTTTGAGTTCTGCCACCAGCTGGTCGAAGCTCTTGCTCCGGCCCCCAACCTTCCGGCGCTGGTGGATGGAATGGATCTGACGGGACGGCAGCGGGATTAGAACCGGTCCAGGGAGTTAGCTGGGGGCTAGCTGGGGGGCTAGCGCCGGCTACAGAAGCTACAGCGCCGCCCCAAGCTTGTTCATTGGATCATGTTCTGACCCAACCCTCGATTCCCttgattctcccccccccccccgccgggacATTTACACATAACAGTTGAAAAGGAACCATTGGGGTTGACCCGAATCTTCAGTCAACACATGTTCTGACTGGATCTAGGGAGAACCTGGGAGAGGAATAGGGTTCTAAGCGACGCCCCCAAAGTGAATCCAAAGGCTGCATCAAGCGGCGCCACTTCAGTCATCACTGAACGAATCAGAGCCGTCCAGACGTCACTGCAAACAAAGGGTTAAATTCATTCCCTGGTCCGACAGGAAACGGTAACCTGCCGAGATCCTGTCCACCCACGGAGCAGGTAGGAGACGCCGGCCGCTCCCCTCCACGTCTCCGTTTGTTTCCTGCTAATCGAGTCATCCCGTctcacttcctcctccacaCTCAAGCCACCATATAAGGACGCTTCCTGTGCCGGGAGCCATTTGCAGCGCTCACACTCCCTTTCAAAGCAACTCGCCCCCCGAAGCGGTCCCAGCGACGTCCAGAccggatccccccccctccatcccccccccccagccgagCGCGGTGGCGCTTACATTGCACGTCAGCAGCCGCGTGCAGACCTTCTTCCTGTCGGGGTCGTGGACGCCGCAGTGTTTGTCCAGATCGCACTCCCTCTCTGaggacacacaaacagtgatgtcatcgcacagtcagaaaaaaaaaaaaacagaaaataaaacggaAGTGAAGAGGCCCGGCGAGCGCCGGGAGGGCTTCCGGCGCAGCGGCAGACAATTCCACTCTGTGTGGCTAAATATGACGAGGATCATGATTGATCAGTCGCCTAGCAACCCGCCGCCATCAGCCGGTGTGGCTGGATCCCGGCTGGCCGGGCTTTAGGCGGTACAAACTGCACAGAGAACCCAAAACCCACGTCTCCCGCGTGAACTCACTGGAGGCCACTTTGTTGTAGGGTCTGGGGATCCGGTGGCCCGCCAGcggagaggaaagaggggagTCTTTCCTCTGGATCTGGGTGGGGGGCCCGTCCCCAGGCGGGGTGCCTCCGTGCGGCCAGGGAGGATCTCTGACTGCCGGAGGCGGGGCACTCATCGGAGGCTCCAGAGGCGGCGGCTGCTTGAACAGCGACGCCTCCGCGCGGCGGCTCGGGGAGGATTTCTCCAGCGGGGAATGTCTGGGTGATGGAGAGGAAGTTTACTTTCAACGCAACACGGAGGCAGGCTAGCAGTTTCCCCTTGACTCCattctttgtgctaagctacaGGAGGACCGCTAGCTTCTTCATAGCGCTCCTCCTTCCCCGCGTCGTTCAGCTCAGCTCCGGTTACAACCATCTCCTAACTCGTGCTGCTCGGCTCTTACCGTACTCCATCTTTGGAGTTCTTGGCGTGCCTGTATTGGGGCGGGGTGGAAGGCGAGGGCGGGGCTGCCCGTAGCTGCCCGACCCCTTGGCTGCGACCCTCCCAGGACGAAACGGAAGCAGCGCCGGTCCCCCCGTGTGAGGGAGAGTGGACGTGGTGAGGCCTCGGCTGGGGCTGCGGCGCCGGGGTGGGCGAGCGCAGCCGGGCGGAAAGCTTGGCCAGAGGGCCGTGTCTCCGTTCGCAGTGCTTCTCAAACGCCTGAGGCTTCACGACGCGGCCACAATGGCTGCACATGACCAGGTAGAAGTCATCGTGGCCGGGGTAGAGGCCGAAGACGGACATGTCTGGGAGGAAACACAGATCAAACGATTAAAGTCGCATTCCGCGTTGAACGACGACGTCTGGCGGATGAACTCACCCTCTTTACTGAGCGACATGGTCTCCGCAGATTTTTTGCCATTCTTACTGCAATCATCCAGATCAGGCCCTGAAACATCAAACACTTGCAGGtgttcagtcagtcagtcagggAGGTGGAACCAACATCAACACCTTTAAGAGGAGCTCTATAAATCCTTCCTTATTATTCCTGTGACAGTTCCGGTCAGGATGCAAACGCTTGGTGCGGGACTTCATCTGATAGTCGTCGGGACTTGGGAGAGATGCGAGACAATGAGTgggcgcgcacacgcacgcgcacacgcccCCCCAGCTGGGAAGGGCGAGAACACTCTCTGGGTCACACATGAGCTCAGCTGCGGCGGAAACGTTGCTATTAAATGGGGAACATGAGCGTGAGGCGAGAAGAAGACGCCGATAACGTTTACATGGCAGCGGGGCGCAgcagaccgccccccccccgtcaccggCGTCCACTCTCAGCCCCACcgctgctagcgttagccgcaCTCGTCGTCAACGGCGACGCTGGCTTTCTTCGCTAGCTAGCTTAGCCTAGCTTTTCACGGCAAGAAGTTGCTCGCCCGACCATCCACACTAGCCTCCTTCCGCTCCGAGAAAAAGCGCCCGTTTCACACGGAACACGTCTCTGAACGGCTGGCAGCTTGTTCCACGACCACGGCCGTAAAACACACACCGATACgtgcaaaaaaaaccacaaaaaaaacaaccccaaTGACTGTTTTATCCTGAAAACCGTGGGACCGGGAGGGAGCAACATGTTACCCACCCAGCGCTAGGACCCGGCAGGGTCTTTGTTTGGGTAACACGGTTAGCTCTGTCCTCCGTTTCCACGAAAATAAACCCCGCGGATTTGGTTAAATGGCTTCGCGGCTGCCGGTGTCTGCGTCGGAGTGCGTCCTTACCATCCGCCGCCGTCACGCCGGCCCACTCGGCCCAGGCGCTCCAGCTTTGACCCACGAAATCATCGAGGCTAGGCACCCGCCGATCCAGAGCAGCCATTGCTTTTGCTGCGCGTTCACGCACCGCCATCATCACTGCGCGGCGATCTACTTACGTCATCTCTCGCGCCCTCGGCAGGATAGGAACTTCCTGCGTGCGCGTTCGtgtcacacccacacacacacacacataggttGGAGCAGAAAGTTTCTCAATGATGTCATATCTTCTTTTCCGGCCGCTTCAAAGACTTAAAACACGAagataaataagaaataatttgTCCCTTCGTGTGTGAAGTTTCTGATCTgcttttaacaaaaataaaagtttcaaaTATAACATGAAACATCTGCAGCCTACAATTGGATCCACCTTTCTTAATTAAGCACATGTAGAATTCTGTGGAGGCCCTTTAAGCTGCTGCAGACATGACACATATCAAGGTACAAGGTTCTGGCTTGCACTCCTGgagaatcttagcccattcctcccTGGCAAAGGCATCCAGTTCCAGAATATCCACACTGCAAACATCTTCAATGAAAATTTGGTCGAGCAAGAATGTGTATAATGGGCAGAATGGCCTTCAGCCACCTAAAAACAcaggtttccatggagacaatTGAATAGCCATTCCAAATACTAAAAGTCTTTCGCTTTCCCCCCGTCGGTTCTTCCTTCATAACTGCAGCTGGAATCTGGTCCCATCAGGCTGCACAGCTGTGAATTTGGTACCATCCATGACAATACTTcaacacaaagaagaagaagaagaaaaccagaGATGGTGATGTCACTGACAGGCAGGAAGAAAAGCCTTTTTATTAGACACCTTTGGGAACTGAAGGATGCTCAAAATGTCCGTAAACGTGAGGGTGCGCGTGGAAAAAGTACAAACTCATTCATCAACTTCCCTGTAATCGAGACGGCAAGACGAGCGGCCGCTGCTCGTGTTTACAACGCCAGATAATCCGTTGTTTTGAACAAACAAAGCCTAAAATACTCAAGTTAGAAGATTCATTCCATGAAGAATCACGTTTCCCTCCAAACTAAACTAGGAATCATCTCTTAAAATTGTAGAGCATCGTAATGTGTCGAAGGTCAATAAGTCCAGCGACTCAAACCGGAGCGCCGCCCGAACGCAAAGCAAAGCAAGCGTGGAGAAACTACCGGCAGCGAcgcagagcaggggggggggaggaggggggggcggcaaACGCAGCTCTCCTTTCCCActttacaaaacaaatgaacGTAAATCAACGAGGCTTTCCTAGTGGGAAACGCCAACAGAATCCCGACGGCGCCGTGAAATGCAGACCAGAATAACCGTGAGCTACGTATAAATAATGTCGCTGCGCATCGACTTCGGGCAGCGGATCAGACGGCCCGCTGCTCAGTTCAGGAAACACGTGGGATTACGCAGCGGGGATCAGTCTTTCATctaacaaacaaatatatatatttgaattttTAAACTCAACCAATGAAATTACAGGATTACAGTACTCATCCGTGCGTGGCCTTTATCTACCGAGAACAGGCCCGAGGTTTGAAGGCACTCTGGGTTAACGTCTGCGGGGACGGGTTCGGTCCATTAAGCCGGTCCTTCtgacgtcggggggggggcgatgtgCTACCGCGGAGAACGCCCTGCTGATCGCCAAACACATTTGGTTTTAGCTTTGAAGGCGTACATTCATGGCAGCTCTCGTTTGTGATTTTAAGGCAGACTTTATAAAAGAACGCGGAACATGTCGGCGACGGCCGACCGGCTTAACTTGGCAAATTAAAGGGCGTTTCTGAAGGTCAACGTCAGAGACCAGCGTTGGGCACAAATCATTTtctactgtggggggggggcagcgcgcCAATGCCCCGAGGATCCCTCGGTGACACGGCTAGGGTCCGGGGGCACCTCCTTCATCCATGGGGGGTGGCGGGACGGGATCCTTGTGGAAAGGAGTTTCCTTGTAGATGAACCAGCAGTTACCAGCCCACAAGATCAGGTTCAGAAAGCCGAAGATCTGCGGAAAGTCGGGGGAAAACAAAAGGGATTCTTTGAAAACAGCCGCTTCTGCTGGACCCGCACGGCTTCTCCTCTAGCCTCAGGCCTCCTACGGATGAGCGGCGCCGTGCGGAGCGTCGCGTTGACACCACTTACCACCGAGGCGTTCAGGCGGCCCATGTGGGGGAAGTCTCCCGGCTTGCAGGTCCCGCCGCAGGCGTGCGCGACGAACTCCGGGTCGGTGGCGTTCTTCACGTCAGTCAGGCCTTTGGCCCAGGCGGACGAGGACACGAGCCACAGGAAGGCAAAGACAGCGGTCAGCACCAGGTCCTGAGAGCCGAGACACAGGCGTTAATATTAATGCCTGCAGCCGTCCACTCATTTCACGGGAGATGTTGGATCTGTGTCATTTTGGATTTTTACAGCGCCTATTTCTCACTTTTAAAACTATTCTAAGTGTAAGTGCTTTGCTctcgtgggtcaagttgggttccgtctttccctgctaatcctgtaaagcgccttgagatgactttctgttgcgatccggcgctacagaaataaaactgaatgaaGGCGGAGCATTTTCTTCACGCTTAAACAGAACCGTTTTTTAAACTGCGCcatcacctgctgcaggtgatTTCCAAGACGTTGTCGTGCCTCgtgtgtgagagaaactaaAAAAGGGTTGGAAAACAAAGGCCAGCTCGGTGTGTGGACGCGAAGGGGCGGAGCCACACGGACAGAGATCCTCGCCGAGCACAGGGTGTGTACTCACGATGATGGGGCCGCGGCTGGTCTGGCGGTAGACGTTCTGGTAGCCCAGGTAGAGGACCAGCGTGGCGGTGCAGTAGAGGAACCCAAACACGCCGACGCACACGAAGAACTCGGCCGAGGAGGAGAAGTCGCCCTGCAGGAAGGCCGGAGAGGTGGCGCTGCCGTTG
This genomic interval carries:
- the LOC137916735 gene encoding ataxin-7-like protein 2, whose protein sequence is MMAVRERAAKAMAALDRRVPSLDDFVGQSWSAWAEWAGVTAADGPDLDDCSKNGKKSAETMSLSKEDMSVFGLYPGHDDFYLVMCSHCGRVVKPQAFEKHCERRHGPLAKLSARLRSPTPAPQPQPRPHHVHSPSHGGTGAASVSSWEGRSQGVGQLRAAPPSPSTPPQYRHAKNSKDGVRHSPLEKSSPSRRAEASLFKQPPPLEPPMSAPPPAVRDPPWPHGGTPPGDGPPTQIQRKDSPLSSPLAGHRIPRPYNKVASKRECDLDKHCGVHDPDRKKVCTRLLTCNIHSIHQRRKVGGRSKSFDQLVAELKTKVREKGAQSLEGGSSPSPEAPREHAGAPRCRRPLASLPAFSRSTAASESVPEEDEQRPDDGRHRAPSPLVSGRLSSDESEAEGADDPADFPSSAAHPRPLAVCSFGGRALGRGIYTFDRRLHHLRSALNSMLEQHVSAHLWKKIPQVPDVHPPPPAAKTIVSSPPSSASASSIRSKIRTGSHIKTPSSTSSIRGPGRPSAAVQSENTGGGGGIGHLASPGEPVAMCQVASGGPRNPVGRPSKQMLKLRGGAAAAAASLRKRKAPPQEGGHSGPDRNCIALQDRGRPPSSSSSSSRAPIYSPLPHGQTNGTLSPSGKPRPQPSPSEYRSPAPKAVWTYKRTHTPLGHPSPPDPPSATNNSHSRGGMGDSGSGRGFEHQGLAKKRKGLGLEDHPPSSKASVHRMAPPSSASASSPRSNFYTWKESKGGGLAGGVEKKLGAQKPKLHH
- the LOC137916734 gene encoding synaptophysin-like produces the protein MDAAKRMTSGFTLDLGPLKEPIGFIRVLEWVFSIFAFATAGGYSGSTTFSVSCTAGEKTVHADFGYPFRLQSKPYQVPSCNGSATSPAFLQGDFSSSAEFFVCVGVFGFLYCTATLVLYLGYQNVYRQTSRGPIIDLVLTAVFAFLWLVSSSAWAKGLTDVKNATDPEFVAHACGGTCKPGDFPHMGRLNASVIFGFLNLILWAGNCWFIYKETPFHKDPVPPPPMDEGGAPGP